The Metabacillus schmidteae nucleotide sequence TTTCCCCGAAAAACTAATGCTTGTGGAGATTCATGTTTTATTCCATATGTTTCCGAAATGTAATTGGAGAGTTCACGAGCTTCTTGGACATGTAAATGATAGCTCGGATAATCTGTATGAATTCCGGCAAATTCCTGATATTCATCAAAAGCAGCTTGGCTTATAGGACATGTTAAACTATTTTTAACAAATAAAAACTCATTATGTTTTTTTAACAGTTCATTAAACTGTTCAATGGACTCAATCGTCTGGTTACTCATATTCTATCACCTCTACACCTAGTCACAAGTATTTATCTCGATCAAAGTAATCTTCACATCTAAGATTAACTATTAGCTTTTACTTGATTTTCACTATCCACTTCTTTAGTGAATTCTCCTTGAACCTGATCACTTTCTGCTCCTGCTTCAGATAATTGAGGTGTTTCATCATGATTTGGCTTCTTATCTTCAACAGTATCTTCTGTTAACTGTTCCAGTGCATTTGTTATCTCTTTTTCCACGAAATCTGTTTGACCTGCTGAGTTCGAAGAATTTGTAATTGAGCGAACCTTGTCCATAATTTGTGAAGATTGATCTGTAACTACTTGTGAAAGAGATGATGTTTTATCTTTAGCGACAGCTGCGAACTCTGACCCTTTTTCTAACGCACCATTTGTTATTTTACCCGTGCGCTCCTTCATCATTGAAGCTTGTTGTCCTAAATTATCCCTCATTTCTCTACCTGATTTAGGAGCTAAAAATAATGCAGTTGCCGCACCAACAAGTCCCCCGATTAGTGAACCGATAATAAAGTCTTTGCCATTGCTATTCTTAGCCATGCTTTAAACCTCCTTGAATTATTTGTACACTTCTCCATGCAATTGTTGATTTTTATTACTTTTCTGTTTCCATTTTGCCCATATTTCCATCGCGGCATTACTCCATTGTACAACTTGATTAATTTTATCTTGGTTTTGTTCAAGATTGTCTGAAGCATTTGTTGTTACCTTCTTGACTGTTACATTAAGCTGCTGAATGGTGTCTCCTACATCCTTCACTGATTCGACAACATGATTCAGTTTTTCTGATTTATG carries:
- the ytxJ gene encoding bacillithiol system redox-active protein YtxJ, whose translation is MSNQTIESIEQFNELLKKHNEFLFVKNSLTCPISQAAFDEYQEFAGIHTDYPSYHLHVQEARELSNYISETYGIKHESPQALVFRGNEVAWNASHWKITYDALKQEILG
- a CDS encoding YtxH domain-containing protein; protein product: MAKNSNGKDFIIGSLIGGLVGAATALFLAPKSGREMRDNLGQQASMMKERTGKITNGALEKGSEFAAVAKDKTSSLSQVVTDQSSQIMDKVRSITNSSNSAGQTDFVEKEITNALEQLTEDTVEDKKPNHDETPQLSEAGAESDQVQGEFTKEVDSENQVKANS
- a CDS encoding DUF948 domain-containing protein is translated as MIIILYLSVALVAIAFTILVIYVAKTLKALQATLTNVAGTLSGLEKQMVGITTETTVLLHKTNALAEDIQHKSEKLNHVVESVKDVGDTIQQLNVTVKKVTTNASDNLEQNQDKINQVVQWSNAAMEIWAKWKQKSNKNQQLHGEVYK